AGAAAGACGATGGGCAATACCGCCATGACCCTTATCGATATCACTATTACTACGCTATGTTTTGAAATCAACAGCTTCATCTTGCCCCTTAGTGAAACGATGTCCTGAACGGTAAATCTTATAACAATTCTAGAAAAAGGAACTCATATCCCCGGACAACGCCGGTTCGGAACAAATCCTCTACTTCAAACCGGGATTGCGGTTTTATGCACATTCCCAGGTGTATTCCAGGATGATGGCTACTCAGAGCTAGATGTTTCCCTCGGCAAGGTCTTTGCAATGCCCCCTTGCCGATTCAACATGCCTGTTTACTTATCGCGGTCGCTGTCTGCATGTGCTTTCTGGAGGTGCTCTGGGAATTCCTTTGAAGAAACGACTTCAATAAGCTGATTCATATTTTCGGTCAAATCGTTTTTTACACGGGTTGTGAATCCGCTCATGTAGAAAAGGGACGGCATGACCCCGCTGCCTCCTGCTAGATTGGCTTTCCACAACTCTCCGGCATCCGAGACATCATGTGCAGGCTCAATCTCATATTTCCCCAGGTAATCCCAATAGGATAAAGCCAGCTGAATAGGTAATTTTTTAGGCTATCAATCTGAATGACGAGGACAGGTTCCTTGGACTGTTCCAGTTTGTCAATCAAGTTAACCTTGAATCCTAATGATGTCAATGTCTCCAACGTACGGTTGACAATGGCCTCTTCGAGATCTTCGCGTCCCGACATGACCCTAAAGCCTGGAATCATTAACACGGTGATGGTATGTCGGCCAACCTGATTTCTGTCCTGACTTCGCATGTTTTTGGCCCTGGACAGTAAGGTTAAATTCGTGTTCACTGCTGGAGACATTGGCTTGACCAGTTTATCCTTCTGTACCGCAATCGGGATGCTTGTTTGACAACTGACCAAGAGAAACAGTGGAACTATAAAGGTACAACAGACGAATTTTGAACATGATACACCTCCATTTTTAATGATTTGAAATATAAATGACCTTTCTTTTTAGGCTAGGGTCTATCACCTTTTACCCAAACTTTTACCCCTTTTACATTTGCTTCAGAAGCAGAGCAACTCGCAATTACTTAGTCCTATTGTAACGCTAAAGGTGATTGTCCTAATCCACCAGTAAATGAGGGAAAATAGTCCAACACCGATTAAAATTCCCCATAGCAAAAGCCCAGAGGGGTTATTTGTCCTATTTGCCATTTTTCTCTTCTTTTTCTGCCTTCAATGGCACACAACTCTCTCATAATCAAAATACTTAAAATTCGCTCTTGCCCCCTCCCTTAACTGCAAGATTTTACCAATTTACAACCATAAGTTGTGCATGTCAAGAGAAAAATACAACCTTTGATTTGTAGAGTTTGGTAACTTAAGGTTGTAGCATATCCCTATTAAAGGGGATATGCTATGGATACAATAAGAGACAGTAAATACATAGGAATGAAGATCAAACTCAGGAGAGAAGGGTTAAATGTGTCCCAGGAAAAACTGGGTGAAATGGTGGGGGTAACCTATCAGCAGATTCAGAAATATGAAAAGGGGATAAATAAGGTTAATGCAGAGATGTTGCAAAAGATCGCTAACTCGTTGGATGTTAATGTTGATTTTTTCTTTCAGGATAGAGATGAGAAGCCAAGAAAAGAGATAAAGGAAAGTGCCAGCCTGAAAGATATCAGGGAAGAGCCATCTGTCTGTCAAGACCCTGGCGATCTCTTATCAGAGGAACGAGAATTGGTAGAGTGCTTCAGGGCAATTGCGAATAAGGAATACAGGAAGTGCTTTCTTTCTCTATTAAGGCTGGCATCTAGAAAGTAAAACCAGGTTCATAGGGGCAAAGGCACAGAGGCACAACTCTGCGTCTTTGCCCCTATATGCCTACAGTTTATACCCAATCTTTCTCAAAAGTTCTTTCCTTGCCGATTTATCGGCATCTCCTTCCACACCTTTTGATTTAAAGCCATCTATTACCCCCATTATGCCTCTTCCCTGCTCGGTTTTACTTAAGTTCCTTAAAACCATGGGGAGTAACAGGACAGCTATTGACTTTATGGATTAGATGAATTAAATTGACAGACCAGAGGAAATCTCATATTTTTTATTAGTTATTATGTAACAATGCGTTATAAAGAAACACAAGGGGTTCCCATGAAAAAATTCTCTCTTTTTCTGTGTATCACAACGTTACTCATTTCTGGGTGTGGTACTATGGATATGCGGAAAATTTCGGTTATGCCAAAAATCTCGACGGAGAATGTGAAGAGAAGTTCCCTGAAAGCAGGACTGCTTTTCAATGACCAGTTTACCAATTACAAATATGCTTTCAAGACTGGTACCCAGGTGTATCTGCTGGCAAAGGTACAGGGGGAAATGGAAATCGGTAAAAATCTGTCCCAGGCGTTATACGGGCTTGTCTCCAGCAAATTTGGGAACGTGTCCATTGCCCGCGATGCAAATGAAATGCACGATGTCGATCTTTATTTTGTTCCTCACATTAAGTCATTCAAGTATTCCCCCCCTTTTACCGGGATGGGTTCTCATACCGCCTCTATTGAACTGGAGACAGAAATCTTTGCCGGGGACGGAAGACAGCAGAACAGTTTCATCGTCGAGGCTGATGGGAGCAGAAGCATGTTCAATCAATTCAAGATGGAAACGAACTATGATATGGCGCGTTATGCGGTGAACGAGGCTATAAACAACCTTCTGAAGGAATTTTCCCGGAAGCTTGATGAACTTTATTAAATGAATCTCCCCGCAGCAAGCTGCGGGGTGTCCAAAAATATTATAAATTTTCCTTATTTTGTATTCTGTCATTCCGTGCTTGACCCCGTATCGAGTACGAGATAGGCACGGAATTCAGTCTTTTAG
This genomic stretch from Thermodesulfobacteriota bacterium harbors:
- a CDS encoding helix-turn-helix transcriptional regulator; this encodes MDTIRDSKYIGMKIKLRREGLNVSQEKLGEMVGVTYQQIQKYEKGINKVNAEMLQKIANSLDVNVDFFFQDRDEKPRKEIKESASLKDIREEPSVCQDPGDLLSEERELVECFRAIANKEYRKCFLSLLRLASRK